A genome region from Littorina saxatilis isolate snail1 linkage group LG16, US_GU_Lsax_2.0, whole genome shotgun sequence includes the following:
- the LOC138951161 gene encoding uncharacterized protein — protein MYLLCSSLKQQRQNQIETRSLKQRQRCSAEAQLFTMTSAITLVISVMCLMLFQSTESLQQSLLAKKAAPANYIFLDNLLFESEAASAVDCASSCWKRPDCWSFTVTTTSLGTTCRGHAVWMTSAGERILTATTSLWHMNWLERACSNNTECGVPLSQCFAGRCLCSPGYSYSNSKDSCFEDSCSHYTVLDDVTRDVTRETTAWRCDNHITTGWYRFILNGIDAVMPTECTPSLRCGTRATFWLDMQGKELPAVGHETAARGCASLDSCCQATIPIAVRNCGAFYLYNLRPVRFCTAGYCAETKDND, from the exons ATGTATCTGTTATGTTCAAGTCTGAAGCAACAACGACAAAATCAGATTGAAACTCGTTCTTTAAAACAACGACAACGTTGCTCCGCAGAGGCTCAGCTTTTCACGATGACGTCAGCTATCACTCTCGTGATTTCTGTCATGTGTCTGATGTTATTTCAGTCAACAGAAAGTTTACAACAGAGCTTGTTGGCAAAGAAAGCTGCGCCAGCAAACTATATTTTCTTGGACAATCTTCTCTTTGAGAGCGAAGCAGCGTCAGCAGTTGACTGTGCAAGCAGTTGCTGGAAGAGGCCAGACTGCTGGTCATTCACCGTCACCACCACGTCATTGGGCACTACGTGTCGAGGACATGCAGTTTGGATGACGTCAGCAGGTGAAAGGATCTTGACGGCTACCACGTCCTTATGGCACATGA ACTGGCTGGAGAGAGCGTGCAGCAACAACACGGAGTGTGGTGTGCCCCTGTCTCAGTGCTTCGCCGGCAGATGTCTCTGCTCTCCTGGATACTCCTACTCAAACTCCAAGGACTCGTGCTTCGAAG ACAGCTGTTCCCACTACACAGTGCTAGATGACGTGACAAGAGATGTGACCAGGGAAACTACCGCATGGCGCTGTGACAATCACATCACTACTGGCTGGTATCGCTTCATTCTCAACGGTATTGACGCCGTCATGCCCACAGAGTGCACTCCT TCATTGCGCTGTGGTACACGGGCCACTTTCTGGCTTGACATGCAGGGCAAGGAGCTGCCTGCAGTGGGACACGAGACAGCTGCACGTGGTTGTGCAAGTTTGGACAGCTGTTGCCAAGCTACGATACCAATCGCTGTCCGCAACTGTGGAGCATTCTACTTGTATAACCTTCGACCAGTCCGTTTTTGTACAGCTGGGTACTGTGCTGAGACAAAAGACAACGACTAA